One window of Salegentibacter sp. Hel_I_6 genomic DNA carries:
- a CDS encoding nucleotidyl transferase AbiEii/AbiGii toxin family protein: MSYNISSEKFTHPLLKPILLELTGYFKEAGISFFVIGATARDIIMELHNAQSGRLTYDLDIAIAVNNWEQWVSLEKELVKLKNFTKDKDQKQRFIYKGKFELDIVPFGEIIKKDHKIFWPPDEEMAMSVLGFKAAAEAALPVRIDDDTEIRIATLSGIFILKLIAWKDRHQYNNKDADDIGFILGNYLSIYEQRAATNYYDEVYGQEFFNNTTAGSVLLGIDIRELLEKHSETLASIREILQVEIDKREESKLINQVLETHGSFYYEELLQSFQKLVNGFRSTK, encoded by the coding sequence ATGAGCTACAACATATCCAGTGAAAAATTTACGCATCCACTGTTAAAACCGATTTTATTGGAACTGACCGGATATTTTAAAGAAGCCGGTATTTCCTTTTTTGTGATAGGTGCCACTGCACGTGATATTATTATGGAATTACACAATGCGCAGTCCGGCCGACTAACCTATGATCTTGATATTGCCATTGCGGTAAACAATTGGGAACAATGGGTAAGTTTAGAAAAAGAACTCGTAAAGCTTAAAAATTTCACCAAGGATAAAGACCAAAAACAACGCTTTATCTATAAAGGTAAGTTTGAATTAGATATTGTGCCTTTTGGAGAAATAATAAAAAAAGACCACAAAATATTCTGGCCACCTGATGAGGAGATGGCTATGTCGGTATTAGGTTTTAAAGCCGCAGCTGAAGCTGCTTTACCGGTTCGTATAGATGATGATACCGAAATCAGGATTGCGACACTTAGTGGAATTTTCATCTTGAAATTGATCGCCTGGAAAGATCGTCACCAGTATAACAATAAGGATGCAGATGACATAGGATTTATTTTAGGAAACTATTTATCTATTTATGAACAAAGGGCTGCTACCAATTATTACGATGAAGTATATGGTCAGGAATTTTTTAATAACACAACTGCAGGGTCCGTTCTTTTAGGAATAGATATCAGAGAATTATTAGAAAAGCATTCAGAAACGCTGGCATCCATCCGGGAAATCTTGCAAGTAGAAATCGATAAAAGAGAAGAAAGTAAACTTATAAATCAAGTTTTAGAAACCCATGGGTCATTCTATTATGAAGAGTTGCTGCAAAGCTTTCAAAAGCTCGTTAATGGATTTAGATCTACAAAATAA
- a CDS encoding DUF4932 domain-containing protein: protein MRNQLTSLLFFLTVVSCGTSKNWESEQGKNSFSASFEDFNSSEKIEIEEDSNKVVYLSYLTEHKEGDFTFKINRDDFKYENSKIVHLKTDLKKPLQMRIKGSSAKGNFKIEYPTYKKKEIKVLYNANFELLSLAYFLSNMYEDLNDNNNSFVYDGKEVSVKDLFALNLKIGNRFENHLDSENLKILNEFFQKHWYLEYTNFVLLLTEFPNTEIPEKSSSQELFTSDQEKERFILALNNFHKEIKFEEYLEEYEAYYSKMIEEVENNLPNEGFITEMEHLYDKEANAYFLNASLTMPFSQGYALSRDRNIGYVFGSLSLPTELEDIDKLSLGYANSKQLRNLSVHEFGHSFVNPVIDNIQDSIISKKDFLFEPIKREMSDQAYSSWKIALYEHFVRAGEIFIARQLGDQDTANKLSKDYIENRHFIYLDPIVASLENWYTNEYFDKTYQEFVKETIERLTIEASIVDNND from the coding sequence ATGAGAAATCAGCTAACCTCTTTATTGTTTTTCCTCACTGTTGTTTCTTGCGGCACATCTAAAAATTGGGAAAGTGAACAGGGTAAAAATTCGTTTTCCGCATCCTTTGAGGATTTCAACAGTAGTGAAAAAATTGAAATCGAAGAGGATTCCAATAAGGTCGTTTACCTGAGTTATTTAACCGAACATAAGGAAGGGGATTTTACATTTAAAATCAACAGAGATGATTTTAAATATGAGAATAGCAAAATTGTTCATCTTAAAACAGATTTGAAGAAACCTTTGCAAATGCGGATAAAAGGATCTTCAGCAAAAGGAAATTTTAAAATAGAATATCCCACCTATAAAAAGAAAGAAATTAAGGTACTTTACAATGCCAATTTTGAATTATTAAGCCTTGCCTATTTCCTATCCAATATGTACGAGGACTTAAATGACAACAATAATTCTTTCGTTTATGATGGCAAAGAGGTAAGCGTTAAAGACTTATTTGCTTTAAATCTAAAAATTGGAAACCGATTCGAAAATCATTTAGATTCTGAAAATTTAAAAATTTTAAATGAGTTTTTTCAAAAGCATTGGTATCTAGAGTATACAAACTTTGTTTTGCTTTTAACTGAGTTTCCAAATACAGAAATCCCAGAAAAGTCATCTTCTCAAGAGTTATTTACTTCAGATCAGGAAAAAGAAAGATTTATTTTAGCTCTAAATAACTTTCATAAAGAAATAAAATTTGAAGAGTATTTAGAAGAATATGAGGCATACTACAGTAAAATGATTGAAGAGGTAGAGAACAATTTACCTAATGAAGGTTTTATAACCGAAATGGAACATTTGTATGATAAAGAAGCAAATGCTTACTTTTTAAATGCCAGTTTAACTATGCCCTTTAGTCAGGGTTATGCCCTATCTCGAGATAGAAATATTGGATATGTTTTTGGTTCATTAAGCTTACCCACAGAATTAGAAGATATTGATAAATTATCGCTTGGTTATGCAAATTCAAAGCAGTTAAGAAATCTTTCTGTTCATGAGTTTGGTCATTCATTTGTAAATCCGGTTATCGATAATATCCAGGATTCTATAATTAGTAAAAAAGACTTCCTTTTTGAGCCTATAAAAAGGGAAATGTCTGATCAGGCATACTCAAGTTGGAAGATCGCTTTGTACGAACATTTTGTAAGGGCAGGCGAGATTTTTATCGCCAGACAACTAGGAGATCAAGATACTGCAAACAAACTTTCAAAAGATTATATCGAAAACAGGCATTTTATATACTTAGACCCAATAGTTGCTAGCTTGGAAAACTGGTATACCAATGAATATTTCGATAAAACATACCAGGAATTCGTAAAAGAAACCATTGAAAGATTAACGATTGAAGCATCAATCGTAGATAATAATGATTAA
- a CDS encoding type IV toxin-antitoxin system AbiEi family antitoxin produces MYKNNDFIYEAASKLDELSKVFIQVDSNRPNEVLLTVHNTKFVVEHRSAVRTSNQGLILSQLEDLKNNNSKPIILIAEYISKQATQELKKRGINYIDVAGNAFIKHQDLAIFVEGQKNTKKNKMNQSRAFQEAGLKIIFHLLNKPENLQDSYRRIAEQADVSVGSVSNVMAELEELNYILKTSNKRILKNKTELLERWVVDFNANLKPRILRKRMRFIDKERLKNWRSLELYSENGSILWGGEPGGALLTDNLRPEQFIVFTDLELSKVAKKLGLVPNETGTVEVLQKFWKGNDTTSKTAPALLVYADLINSGYGRNIEIAKKILANELQHIQ; encoded by the coding sequence ATGTATAAGAATAATGACTTTATTTACGAGGCTGCTTCTAAGCTTGACGAACTTAGCAAAGTTTTTATCCAGGTAGATTCCAATCGGCCTAACGAAGTACTTTTGACTGTGCATAATACAAAGTTCGTCGTAGAGCATAGATCTGCTGTTAGAACCTCTAATCAAGGCCTTATCCTATCTCAGCTAGAGGATCTGAAAAACAATAATAGCAAACCCATTATTTTAATTGCTGAATATATTTCAAAACAAGCCACCCAGGAACTTAAAAAACGAGGCATAAACTATATTGATGTTGCAGGTAATGCATTTATTAAACATCAAGACCTGGCCATTTTCGTAGAAGGGCAGAAAAACACCAAAAAAAATAAAATGAATCAATCCCGGGCTTTTCAGGAAGCAGGGTTAAAAATTATTTTTCATTTATTAAATAAACCGGAAAACCTTCAGGACTCTTACAGAAGAATAGCGGAGCAGGCCGATGTGTCTGTAGGTTCAGTAAGTAACGTAATGGCTGAACTTGAAGAACTAAATTACATCCTAAAAACAAGTAACAAACGGATTCTTAAAAATAAAACTGAACTGCTAGAGCGATGGGTGGTGGATTTTAATGCTAATCTAAAGCCTAGAATTCTAAGAAAACGGATGCGATTTATAGACAAAGAACGATTAAAAAACTGGCGTAGTCTCGAACTATATTCTGAAAATGGGTCCATTCTTTGGGGAGGAGAGCCAGGAGGGGCACTTCTTACAGATAATTTAAGGCCTGAACAATTTATCGTATTTACAGATTTGGAACTTTCTAAAGTTGCAAAAAAACTTGGCTTAGTCCCAAACGAGACCGGAACTGTTGAAGTTTTACAAAAATTTTGGAAAGGTAATGATACCACCAGCAAAACAGCTCCCGCACTTTTAGTGTATGCCGATTTAATAAACAGTGGTTATGGAAGAAATATCGAGATCGCAAAAAAGATACTAGCGAATGAGCTACAACATATCCAGTGA
- a CDS encoding restriction endonuclease encodes MENKLWMVRSGESGYLFEKFMEQNIVAIGWNEIGDISKKLNLEDLKHKIQTGYPNYKVSQVNNFAGQIFRFKNEFQKGDNVITYNPETRQYTLGKITSDYKYSADKEFNHYREVAWEKTIPRDNLSTKTKNTLGSVLTIFKITGNAWEEILGKTRVATSSASIEDDAEEEVEETLDLLKENFEAKSHEFIKDKVQALDWEEMEELIAGILRGMGYKTILTPKGPDRGVDIMASPDGLGLENPRIKVEVKHRQNSMGASEIRNFIGGLRPNDKGLYVSTGGFSKDAKYEAERSNNPLTLIDLDLLVHLIVQHYDQFDPGTRSLIPLKRIYWPV; translated from the coding sequence ATGGAAAATAAATTATGGATGGTTAGGTCTGGCGAAAGCGGATATCTCTTTGAGAAGTTTATGGAACAAAATATTGTCGCCATAGGATGGAATGAAATTGGTGATATCTCCAAAAAACTAAATCTAGAAGATTTAAAGCATAAAATTCAAACCGGTTATCCTAATTATAAAGTAAGCCAGGTCAATAATTTTGCCGGTCAAATTTTTAGGTTTAAGAATGAGTTTCAAAAAGGAGATAATGTGATCACTTATAATCCTGAAACCCGACAGTACACTTTAGGCAAAATAACTTCAGATTATAAATATTCTGCTGACAAAGAATTTAACCATTACCGGGAGGTAGCCTGGGAAAAAACTATCCCAAGGGATAATTTAAGTACTAAGACTAAAAATACTCTAGGTTCCGTTTTAACTATTTTTAAAATAACCGGAAATGCCTGGGAAGAAATCTTAGGTAAAACCAGGGTTGCAACTTCTAGTGCAAGTATAGAAGATGATGCAGAGGAGGAAGTTGAAGAAACTCTGGATTTACTAAAAGAGAATTTTGAAGCTAAATCCCACGAGTTTATAAAAGACAAAGTGCAGGCTTTGGACTGGGAAGAAATGGAGGAGTTAATAGCCGGTATTTTAAGAGGAATGGGATATAAAACAATCTTGACTCCTAAAGGACCGGATAGAGGAGTAGATATTATGGCATCACCAGACGGACTAGGGTTGGAAAATCCCAGAATAAAAGTAGAAGTAAAACATCGGCAAAATTCCATGGGAGCTTCTGAAATCAGGAATTTCATAGGAGGGCTTAGACCAAATGATAAGGGACTTTATGTTTCAACCGGAGGCTTTTCAAAAGATGCTAAATACGAAGCAGAACGATCTAATAACCCGTTAACACTAATTGATCTTGATTTGTTGGTGCATCTTATTGTGCAACATTATGATCAGTTTGACCCTGGAACCAGATCGCTTATACCATTAAAACGAATTTACTGGCCGGTTTAA
- a CDS encoding PAS domain-containing protein — MKKNLMNMQSLDIYLSSLSMEEFKEIEDEITVSDLKLMPLRSWDIYNDFYSRQLSSIKQNNAIDAFKKIAQKFNWNNDLDVIFKDKTFDALVLTNKQAKIQWVSEGFSEMTGYSSRFVLDKTPHFLQGKETDQAALSRIRQKLSREEPFTEVLVNYKKDQTLYKCEISVIPLITQNTTHYLALERQAG, encoded by the coding sequence ATGAAGAAGAACCTTATGAATATGCAGAGTCTCGATATTTATCTATCCTCACTAAGCATGGAAGAATTCAAGGAAATTGAAGATGAAATAACAGTTTCAGATTTAAAGCTAATGCCACTTCGTAGCTGGGATATTTACAATGATTTTTATTCCCGGCAGTTGTCGTCTATTAAACAAAACAATGCTATTGATGCTTTCAAAAAAATAGCGCAGAAGTTTAACTGGAATAATGACCTGGATGTTATATTTAAAGATAAAACCTTTGATGCTTTGGTTTTAACCAATAAGCAAGCTAAAATTCAATGGGTAAGTGAAGGTTTTAGTGAAATGACAGGGTATAGTAGCAGGTTTGTTTTAGATAAAACACCTCATTTTTTACAAGGAAAGGAAACCGACCAAGCTGCTTTAAGCCGAATTAGACAGAAATTGTCGCGCGAAGAACCTTTTACAGAGGTTTTGGTAAATTATAAAAAAGACCAAACACTTTATAAATGTGAGATTAGTGTGATTCCATTAATAACTCAAAATACCACGCACTACCTCGCACTTGAAAGGCAGGCAGGATAA
- a CDS encoding HupE/UreJ family protein — MSQFWLYFRLGLEHVLDWQAYDHILFLIVLVAAYSFSSWKKILWLVTLFTIGHTLALFLSVYDIVKVDPAWVELLIPVTIILTALYNIVTASKKERNKNHNPLYFTTVFFGLIHGLGFSSYFKMVAANTESKLLPLLEFALGIETAQVIAVIAVMIIGFIAQNIFSVSKRDWVLVTSAIVIGIILPILQENFQAI, encoded by the coding sequence ATGTCTCAATTCTGGCTGTACTTTAGATTAGGTCTGGAACACGTTCTGGACTGGCAGGCTTACGATCATATTTTATTTTTGATTGTTCTGGTAGCCGCTTACAGTTTTAGCAGCTGGAAAAAAATTCTCTGGCTGGTAACTTTATTTACCATTGGCCATACCCTGGCTCTATTTCTTTCGGTTTATGATATCGTAAAAGTAGATCCTGCATGGGTAGAATTGCTCATTCCCGTTACTATAATACTTACCGCGCTCTACAATATTGTTACCGCGAGTAAAAAGGAGCGTAATAAAAACCATAATCCGTTGTATTTCACTACTGTCTTTTTTGGATTAATCCACGGACTTGGTTTTTCTAGCTATTTTAAAATGGTTGCTGCAAATACCGAAAGTAAATTGCTACCCCTCCTCGAATTTGCCCTCGGGATAGAAACCGCCCAGGTAATTGCAGTAATCGCCGTAATGATTATTGGTTTTATTGCTCAAAATATCTTCTCGGTATCTAAAAGAGACTGGGTATTAGTAACTTCGGCAATTGTAATTGGTATTATTTTACCAATTCTTCAGGAAAATTTTCAGGCGATTTAA
- a CDS encoding dCMP deaminase family protein, producing the protein MDKKKQLKYDKAYLRIAREWSKLSHCKRKQVGAVIVKDRMIISDGYNGTPTGFENYCEDDEGYTKWYVLHAEANAILKVAGSTQSCNGATLYITMSPCKECSKLIHQAGITRLVYHIDYKDNSGLDFLKKAGVELEMIKDLED; encoded by the coding sequence ATGGATAAGAAGAAACAATTAAAATACGATAAGGCTTATTTAAGGATTGCTCGTGAATGGAGTAAGTTATCCCATTGTAAAAGGAAACAGGTTGGCGCAGTTATTGTAAAAGATAGAATGATAATTTCTGATGGTTACAACGGCACACCTACAGGGTTTGAGAACTATTGTGAAGATGACGAAGGATACACCAAATGGTATGTATTACACGCTGAAGCTAATGCTATTCTAAAAGTTGCAGGTTCTACCCAATCCTGTAATGGCGCTACACTCTATATCACGATGTCACCCTGCAAAGAATGCAGTAAATTAATTCACCAGGCCGGTATTACCCGGTTAGTTTATCATATAGATTATAAAGATAATTCGGGACTGGATTTTCTTAAAAAAGCCGGAGTAGAACTTGAAATGATAAAGGATTTAGAAGATTGA